Within the Nitrospirota bacterium genome, the region ACAATTGCCCCTGCTGCATCTGTTGGGCCATCTGTTCCATCTGTTCCTGCTGAAAGCAGGGTAATCCCATCAATGCCGTCTATCTCTATAGCAAATGAAAGTGCAAGTTCCATATTCCTTCCACCAAGACCATTGCCTTTAACGGTTACTGTTGTCTCCCCACCTGAGATTAGACAGATTTTCTCATGGCGCTTCACGCTTAACGCATCACGGGTTTCTATTGCCTTTTTAGCAAGCCATTTTCCAACATCCCTTGCCTCGCCTGTAATCTCTGATGATATTATCTCTGTTTGTAAACCGTGTTCTTCTGCCTTTTTCTTCGCAGCCTCCAATGCTTTTCTATTACTTCCTATGATTATGTTTTCAATCCTTTCAAATATTATGTCTCTCTCTTTTGGTGTTTCTGGCATTAGCCCGCTTGTTCCGTTATGAAGGACTTCCAACACACTATGAGGAGACCTCTCTATTAATCCATATTTTTCTAAAACCCGTAAGGCGTCATTAAATGTCGTTTTATCAGGAGATGTAGGGCCTGATGCAATTACATCGAGTCTATCACCAATTACATCTGAAAGTATTAAAGAGATTATTTTTGCAGGATAAGCAAGCCCTGCAAGTCTGCCTCCTTTGACCCTGGAGATATGTTTTCTCACTGCATTGAGTTCATTAATATTTGCTCCAGCCCTGAGAAGTAATTGAGTAATCTTCTGTTTCTCCTCAAGGCTAATGCCATTATATGGAGACACAAAGAGGGCAGAACCTCCACCTGAGATGAGACATATCACGAGGGTATTTT harbors:
- a CDS encoding glycerate kinase; translation: MQGITNERLATEIFYASLRAVDLYDSVNFYTDIIRSTYQRGNFNRLIVVGFGKAACPMAKAMEDSLMDLIDAAIAITKYGHCEGQGSGIRGQGSKIKMYEAGHPVPDENGLRGTKEIIRLLKDADENTLVICLISGGGSALFVSPYNGISLEEKQKITQLLLRAGANINELNAVRKHISRVKGGRLAGLAYPAKIISLILSDVIGDRLDVIASGPTSPDKTTFNDALRVLEKYGLIERSPHSVLEVLHNGTSGLMPETPKERDIIFERIENIIIGSNRKALEAAKKKAEEHGLQTEIISSEITGEARDVGKWLAKKAIETRDALSVKRHEKICLISGGETTVTVKGNGLGGRNMELALSFAIEIDGIDGITLLSAGTDGTDGPTDAAGAIVDGETVKRARAVGLFPDEYLKNNDSYNFFKKIDGLFITGPTGTNVMDIQIVVIG